In Silene latifolia isolate original U9 population chromosome X, ASM4854445v1, whole genome shotgun sequence, the following proteins share a genomic window:
- the LOC141619179 gene encoding receptor-like cytosolic serine/threonine-protein kinase RBK2, translating into MDSDAPPSHGSRATSLEAIERDVLQRFRRSTRLSDPFSAHDSTRIDVDELEAEGSGDEQSPRDISEECNESDGVSTSDSEHHSGGQNSHWRGFIHMLKKGPKRFQTFHPITLPKLTRRKSRSARTSLIPVMPSLDGDMCFFKPSWQNFSLKELHEATNYFNKENVIGEGGYAEVYKGVLPDGRLVAVKRISKGDPEELAADFLSELGIIVHVNHPNIAKVIGYGVEGGMHLVLDLSPNGSLESVLRGSREKLQWDIRQKIAVGSAEGLYYLHEGCQRRIIHRDIKSANVLLTEDFEPQISDFGLAKWLPDQWTHLTVAKFEGTFGYLPPEFFMHGIVDEKTDVFAFGVLLLELITGRLALDNTQKSLVMWAKPLLDKNDIKKLIDPTLGDSYNAEQMNVMAMTANMCIHQCSMERPQMKEVVDILKGERKSSELSKLNQRPSLKRSYSVELFDAEEYNSTKFLSDVDHLMQVALEL; encoded by the exons ATGGATTCTGATGCACCACCAAG CCATGGTAGTAGAGCTACTTCATTGGAAGCTATAGAAAGGGATGTTCTTCAAAGGTTCCGAAGATCAACTCGTCTGTCAGACCCGTTTTCTGCTCATG ACTCAACACGAATTGACGTAGATGAATTGGAAGCAGAAGGCTCTGGAGACGAGCAGTCGCCTAGAGATATTTCCGAGGAATGTAATGAATCTGATGGTGTCAGCACCTCTGATTCAGAACATCACTCAGGTGGACAGAACTCGCATTGGCGCGGCTTCATTCATATGCTGAAAAAAGGGCCGAAACGTTTTCAAACTTTTCATCCTATAACTTTGCCAAAGCTTACCAGGCGAAAGAGTAGAAGTGCTCGAACTAGCTTGATTCCTGTCATGCCTTCTTTAGATGGCGATATGTGCTTCTTTAAACCGTCTTGGCAGAATTTCAGTCTTAAGGAGCTTCATGAAGCGACTAATTATTTTAACAAAG AAAACGTAATTGGAGAAGGCGGGTATGCAGAGGTTTACAAGGGAGTTCTACCAGACGGGCGACTGGTGGCAGTAAAGCGCATTTCGAAAGGAGACCCAGAAGAGCTGGCAGCAGATTTCTTATCAGAGCTTGGGATAATAGTACATGTCAACCATCCAAACATTGCAAAAGTTATCGGATATGGCGTGGAAGGCGGAATGCATCTTGTTCTTGATTTGTCTCCGAATGGGAGCTTAGAATCTGTACTCCGGG GCTCGAGGGAAAAACTTCAATGGGATATTCGACAGAAGATTGCTGTCGGATCAGCTGAAGGTCTTTACTATCTCCACGAAGGTTGCCAGAGACGAATCATTCACAGGGATATTAAATCGGCCAATGTTCTGCTTACAGAGGATTTCGAGCCACAG ATTTCAGATTTTGGGCTGGCGAAGTGGCTGCCAGATCAATGGACTCACCTTACAGTAGCAAAATTCGAAGGCACATTTGG GTATCTTCCTCCTGAGTTTTTTATGCATGGAATAGTCGATGAAAAAACGGATGTCTTCGCTTTTGGTGTTCTACTACTGGAACTGATTACAGGTCGCCTGGCGCTTGATAACACTCAGAAGAGTCTTGTTATGTGG GCTAAACCACTTCTCGACAAGAACGATATCAAGAAACTGATTGATCCGACTCTTGGTGATAGCTACAACGCGGAACAAATGAATGTGATGGCAATGACAGCTAACATGTGCATACATCAATGCTCCATGGAACGCCCTCAAATGAAGGAGGTGGTTGATATCCTGAAAGGCGAGAGAAAAAGTTCAGAATTAAGCAAGCTAAACCAGAGACCGTCTCTGAAACGATCATACTCGGTTGAACTCTTTGATGcagaagagtacaactcaaccaAGTTTTTGAGTGATGTGGATCATCTCATGCAGGTTGCTCTAGAGCTCTAA
- the LOC141619187 gene encoding LEC14B homolog, which produces MPRSKRSSNHCSEGTSSSGSGSGGTGTGTSDREFDSDIIQLTKLRSRPSKHMSGRINGKCDNWVSPVKMLAAREGNYSTRSKFAASDGCHVVSRYLPVNGPFLVDQMESSAYVSQFSPDGSLLVAGCQGSRIRVYNVENGWKVHKDIMAKSLRWTITDTCLSPDQRFLIYSSMSPVVHIVNVESGVKESLANVTEIHEGLNFAMENDDRDEYISGIFSVKFSTDGREIVAASSDSAIYVYDLSTNQCTLRLFAHEDDVNTVCFADESGHLMYSGSDDTFCKVWDRRCLNARGRPAGTLVGHLEGITFIDSRGDGRYLISNGKDQTIKLWDIRKMSSNSKASSAHRNHNWDYRWMEYPAHRRKMKHPKDQSVETYRGHSVLRTLIRCHFSPEFSTGQKYIYTGSNDGAVYIYDLVSGDVVAKLDNHEDTVRDCSWHPYYPTLVSSSWDTMIVRCEYTGDPETPSPIRRRTRRRRQIV; this is translated from the exons ATGCCTAGGTCAAAGAGAAGTAGCAACCATTGCAGTGAAGGAACTAGCagtagtggtagtggtagtggtgGTACTGGTACTGGTACCAGTGACCGCGAATTTGATAGCGATATTATTCAACTTACTAAGCTAAGATCAAGACCCAGTAAGCATATGAGTGGTAGGATTAATGGGAAATGTGATAATTGGGTCTCACCTGTGAAAATGCTGGCTGCCCGCGAGGGTAATTATTCTACGAGGTCTAAGTTTGCGGCTTCAGATGGTTGCCATGTTGTTAGTCGGTATTTGCCAGTGAATGGACCGTTTTTGGTTGATCAAATGGAAAGTAGTGCATATGTCTCCCAATTTTCGCCTGATGGATCGTTGCTAGTTGCAGGATGTCAG GGAAGTCGTATACGGGTGTACAATGTGGAAAATGGGTGGAAGGTTCACAAAGATATAATGGCAAAAAGCCTGCGTTGGACGATAACTGATACATGCCTTTCTCCTGATCAGCGGTTCCTT ATTTATTCAAGCATGTCACCGGTAGTTCATATAGTTAACGTGGAATCAGGAGTTAAAGAATCTCTTGCAAATGTTACG GAAATTCATGAAGGTCTTAACTTCGCCATGGAAAATGATGACAGGGATGAATATATATCTGGGATCTTTTCTGTGAAGTTCTCTACAGATGGACGAGAGATTGTTGCTGCGAGTAGTGATAGTGCTATATATGTTTACGATCTCTCAACTAACCAGTGTACTCTTCGACTATTTGCTCATGAG GATGATGTAAATACAGTTTGTTTTGCTGATGAATCGGGTCATCTGATGTATTCTGGAAGTGATGATACCTTTTGCAAA GTATGGGATAGGCGGTGCCTTAATGCGAGAGGACGGCCTGCTGGAACTTTAGTTGGTCATTTAGAAGGCATTACCTTCATTGACAGTCGTGGAGATGGGCGCTACTTAATATCAAATGGAAAAGATCAAACTATTAAACTATGGGATATTCGGAAAATGTCTTCCAACTCAAAGGCGAG TTCTGCACACCGAAATCATAACTGGGATTACAGATGGATGGAGTACCCTGCACATCGCAGAAAGATGAAGCACCCTAAAGATCAGTCCGTGGAAACATATCGAGGTCACTCTGTCCTCCGCACACTTATACGCTGTCACTTCTCACCAGAATTCAG CACTGGTCAAAAGTACATCTACACCGGATCAAATGATGGGGCTGTCTATATCTATGATTTG GTGAGTGGTGATGTGGTAGCCAAGCTCGACAATCATGAAGACACAGTGAGGGATTGCAGCTGGCATCCTTACTATCCGACACTAGTAAGTTCTTCATGGGACACAATGATCGTCAGATGTGAATATACTGGTGATCCCGAGACTCCATCCCCTATTCGACGCAGAACTCGTCGCAGGAGACAGATCGTTTAA